The sequence CTGAGCAGATTCAGCCCCGTCATCAGCCTTGTTGTTTTCCATGAGTTCATTGACTCTCTGAGTCAGTACTTCCGGTTCATCCGGATAGAAAAGACCGCTGACAATGGTTTCTCTGATATCTCTTTTTAAAATGTCCATTCTATTTCAATCCCTTCAGCCGTCTGATTCTATCTTCATCAAGTTTTATATGCAGGTTTTTTTCTCTGGTGGGGAGAACCAGTCCTCTTTTTCCTTCTTTAGGTTTTCTTAGATATTTTACCTGTGTGTAGTACAGATCTGCAACAGCCGAATTTTTAGCCTTGCTGTAAAAAAGGGCCAGGTTTCCTGCGTCCAGGAGTGTTTCCAGGGGGACTGTCTTTCCCCGTGGAAGACGTATGAAAACATAGGCTCCCGGATAGTCTCTGGTATGAAGCCAGTAATCATTACCCCTGACAAAGGAGCCCAGAATGGCTTCATTTTCTTTGGCGGAACGTCCCACAATGATCGGAAACCCTCCGGATTCAAACTGCAGTCCCGGAGAGGGTTTTATACTGGATTTTATCACTTCCTTTTCAGGAGGAATCATCTGCTTCAGTATATCGGGGTCTGTAATCTCATCGAGATCTGTCAGCTCCTTTTCCACAGACTTGAGCTTCTGCTGCTGGTTTTCTATTTCCTCTTCTGTCAGAGCTCTTCCCCGTGAAGCCTTGGATGCTTTTTTATACAGATCCTGTGCATTTTCAACAGCCGTTTTGCTGTTGTTCAGGGGGATCACTCTTTTTGTCTCTTCTGGAATAAAAGTTTTCTGTCCTTTTGTTATCAGATGGAGTGAGGACATCAGTATATCCGCATCTTCCCTGTAGATATTTTCATTCATGTATCCAGATACCCGCTCTTCCAGAGTTTTCAGCCGGGCTCGTATACCGTTTTCCCTTACCTTCAGCAGTCTCAAGGCCTTTTCTCTCAGGAGTCTTATGTCTTCGCTCTGTTCCCGGTCACTGTAGAGATCTTCAAAAAAGGCATTATAAGTTTCATAGTTTTCCGGACAGGATCGCGGAACAAACTGTTTTTTCGGAGCGGGGCTGTCCGCAGGGGGGGCATATAATTTCCCGGGAACTTCATCCCGGGCCGGTCTTCTTGAAAAGGCATCCAGAATAAAATTCTCACTGTCACAGAGAATCAGATTGGCAGCACCGCCCCAGAGCCGGATATACAGGATGTCCCGCAGATTTCCTTTCTTCAGATCCAGACGGATAATTCTGTCAGTTCCCAGCTGTTTCGCCTTAAGTATCCGGGCACCCTTGATTCTGGAGCGCATATAGGATGTGAAACGGGGAGGTTTGGGGAGTGATTTTTCTTTCCTGCTCATTTCGTGGATACGGAGCGAATCGCGTTCGAGTGAGACTAGAAGGTTTAAACTGCGTCCGGGGCGGTGAAATTCAAAGATAAGATGGGAATAGCTGCTCTGCCTGATATTCTGAAGGAAGGAGCCTTCCAGGGGCAGCTCTTCCAGTATCTTATCTATTTCAAGCCAGTTCATACTCAATTCTGAATCCCCGGCTCACCCTTTAAGGCATTTAGAAATTGAGTCTCTCCATTCTGAGAGAAAAAAACAAGAAGCACCTTCTCAGGGAAACTGAGTGCCGGGAGGAACTGTTTCATTGTCCTGTACACTACATGAGCCGCTTTTTCAGGAGGATAGCCGTAGACGCCCGTCGAGATGGCCGGGAAGGCTACAGTCCTGAGCTTTTCTTTTTCTGCCAGGTTGAGGGAATTACTGTAACAGGAGGCCAGAGTTTCCTCCTCATTATATCCTCCACCCTTCCAGACAGGACCCACTGTGTGAATAATCCTTGAGCAGTTCATTCCGCCGGCATCTGTGATGACAGCCTGCCCGGCAGGAAGTCCATCTGGATACTGTTCCTTCCTGATTCTTCGGCACTCTTCCAGGAGGCCGGGACCGGCTGCTTTGTGAATGGCTCCGTCTACACCGCCCCCTCCAAGGAGGGATGAGTTGGCTGCATTCACCACTGCATTGCAGTCTATGGAAGTGATATCGCCACACATCGTTTCAATTCGTCCATCGAATAAAGTCATAAGAGAACTCCTGTAAGAAGAGCCGCAGTGATAAATATCCAGTTGATAAGAGGCAGCAGAAGAGGTTGTCTTTTTCTGACACTTCTCCTGGACAGAATAAACATCATTATAAGGGGCATGATTCCGGGAATCAGGTGATAGACAGAAACTCTGCCTATCATTATGAATCCGCTGATAATTGCAAAAGGAAGGATTACCTGGGATAGACTCATGAAGAGGCGGTCCCCTTTTGAGGGGGGTAATCCTTTTCGAAGAAGAACAGCGGATCTGAATAGAAAAATAGAGTGTGAGATAAAGAGAAGGATTCCTGCAATTTTATGGATTAACAATATCATGACAGAGTTACTTTATCGTTTTCAGGTAAAAAAATCCATTGGAAATTGTATATATGAGGAAAATGCAAAAGTAAATAAACACTTTAATTTACAAATGGATGTTATGTGTTTATTATTTAAGAATGAACAAACGGTCAATTCTGATATTTTCTGTTCTTCTGGTGTTCCTGACGATTCCCCTGAGTGCTCAGGTCGATTTCCGCTCACGTATTGTTGTAGTAGCTATGGAAAATGGAACAGGATCGGATCAGTATAACCCTCTATGCAGTACAATTACAGATACAGTTTCTCTGGTTCTTGAGTTCCTGAAGGACTACAGAGTTCTTGGAGAGGAAGAGGTAAACCTTGCCGAACTCCAGAGAATTGATCCTTCAGACAGGGAGGCTGTGAAGAAGGTTGCCCTTGAAGAGGGTATCGATGAGATCGTCTATGGAAACATGGTGCAGGTTGATGATGTATTTCAATTCACCATTTCCCTCTATAACGTAAAAAAAGCCAGAGTCACTAATACCGAAAGTGCCGAGGCCTATTCTGTGCTCGAAGTATTTGATGCGGGAGATGAGCTCACAGCAGGACTTATTTCCCAGCTTTCTGATATAGAAATTGCTTTTGGATCTATCAGCCTTGTTCAGAAGGGTGGTAAAGGCAACTATACAGTCAATCTGGATACCTATCCCCTCAGAAATCCTGACAAAACATTCAAAAAGGTACTGAATGGTCAGTATGAGGTCTCAATATCACAGAGACGCCTGACAGGTGTTG comes from Oceanispirochaeta sp. M1 and encodes:
- a CDS encoding O-acetyl-ADP-ribose deacetylase codes for the protein MTLFDGRIETMCGDITSIDCNAVVNAANSSLLGGGGVDGAIHKAAGPGLLEECRRIRKEQYPDGLPAGQAVITDAGGMNCSRIIHTVGPVWKGGGYNEEETLASCYSNSLNLAEKEKLRTVAFPAISTGVYGYPPEKAAHVVYRTMKQFLPALSFPEKVLLVFFSQNGETQFLNALKGEPGIQN
- a CDS encoding NFACT family protein: MNWLEIDKILEELPLEGSFLQNIRQSSYSHLIFEFHRPGRSLNLLVSLERDSLRIHEMSRKEKSLPKPPRFTSYMRSRIKGARILKAKQLGTDRIIRLDLKKGNLRDILYIRLWGGAANLILCDSENFILDAFSRRPARDEVPGKLYAPPADSPAPKKQFVPRSCPENYETYNAFFEDLYSDREQSEDIRLLREKALRLLKVRENGIRARLKTLEERVSGYMNENIYREDADILMSSLHLITKGQKTFIPEETKRVIPLNNSKTAVENAQDLYKKASKASRGRALTEEEIENQQQKLKSVEKELTDLDEITDPDILKQMIPPEKEVIKSSIKPSPGLQFESGGFPIIVGRSAKENEAILGSFVRGNDYWLHTRDYPGAYVFIRLPRGKTVPLETLLDAGNLALFYSKAKNSAVADLYYTQVKYLRKPKEGKRGLVLPTREKNLHIKLDEDRIRRLKGLK